One region of Thiomonas intermedia genomic DNA includes:
- a CDS encoding TrbC/VirB2 family protein, with product MKHLQQQSIRPWLRTVAVRRMSLAAAVFAATTAEAFATGAGGLPWDSAISTLQNDLTGPVATGISVIAFLAAGAALVFGEELGGIAKKALYVVLGVAFIVLGNKFLSALGLTGAMVF from the coding sequence ATGAAGCATCTCCAACAGCAGTCCATCCGTCCTTGGCTGCGCACCGTGGCCGTGCGCCGCATGTCGCTGGCTGCGGCCGTGTTTGCCGCCACCACGGCGGAAGCCTTCGCCACCGGCGCTGGCGGGCTGCCCTGGGACAGCGCCATCAGCACCCTGCAGAACGATCTGACCGGCCCGGTGGCCACCGGCATCAGCGTGATCGCCTTTCTGGCTGCCGGTGCCGCGCTGGTGTTTGGCGAGGAGCTCGGCGGGATCGCGAAGAAGGCGCTGTACGTCGTGCTGGGCGTGGCCTTCATCGTGCTGGGGAACAAGTTTCTCTCGGCGCTCGGTCTGACCGGCGCGATGGTGTTCTGA
- a CDS encoding iron-containing redox enzyme family protein has protein sequence MSAIFTDSHASVFSAPPVQPDAGLDDLLKLRTALVLEHPLNQAVGRDPGRLFLMFELYADFVYDFTEYVCRLFMALRDEDMKSVIYENLVDEIGLGSTTASAWKAQHGELYRQFIHSLRLIEPYRATGIGQRIVTIESASKAISRRFYDAHAAIIADGDDLQSFAAFSTIECWVCDLYAFWKRSLMGMGCSDESLDMRTIDLHCICDVEHSAAMDGLLRRKLSQGADALHRMRKGVVRGMAASERLFSDIHRELA, from the coding sequence ATGTCCGCCATCTTCACCGATTCCCATGCTTCCGTGTTTTCTGCGCCTCCCGTTCAGCCTGATGCCGGGCTGGATGATTTGCTGAAACTGCGCACCGCGCTGGTCCTGGAGCATCCCCTCAATCAGGCGGTCGGGCGCGATCCCGGAAGGCTTTTCCTGATGTTCGAGCTGTACGCCGACTTCGTGTACGACTTTACCGAGTACGTCTGCCGCTTGTTCATGGCGTTGCGGGACGAGGATATGAAGTCCGTGATCTATGAGAACCTGGTCGATGAGATTGGGCTCGGTTCGACGACGGCGAGCGCCTGGAAGGCGCAGCATGGGGAACTGTACCGCCAGTTCATCCACAGCCTGCGCCTGATCGAACCCTACCGGGCGACGGGCATCGGACAGCGCATTGTCACGATCGAGAGCGCGTCGAAAGCCATCTCCAGACGCTTTTACGACGCACACGCGGCGATCATCGCCGACGGCGATGACCTGCAAAGCTTTGCCGCATTCTCAACCATCGAGTGCTGGGTCTGCGACTTGTATGCCTTCTGGAAGCGATCCCTCATGGGTATGGGCTGCAGCGACGAGAGCCTGGACATGCGGACCATCGATCTGCATTGCATCTGTGACGTCGAACACAGCGCTGCGATGGATGGCCTTCTGCGGAGAAAGCTGTCGCAGGGCGCTGACGCGCTGCACCGGATGAGGAAGGGGGTCGTGCGCGGCATGGCGGCTTCCGAGCGGCTGTTCTCGGATATCCACCGGGAACTGGCATGA
- a CDS encoding MFS transporter, which produces MMVSARCESTGWRWPPMLLLAPFQFIFGLIYSWGAIAPAIHAQSGWPRATLDLAFSLTPLALLPAVVLAGHGLRRMSPRAMLAVALGCFTIGGAVGLAFGHSLPFMLGYSIVALGIGAGLSTAACIAIVARLYPQRRGVLGGALLALYGMSSVVSAPLFESLDGHFGWRAALALVLGLYAALGWLAWAGLPDLPAQDVHMAPRIGLRTMLGHRSMRWALGLVLIAAPLGSASFATVGHLTRQLGFGSSFALVAVAAMAIGNGLGRLGFGALADVRGGRFSRKVVLAANALAAAILLAVLHGLDARAFVLYPLLMGLAFGGMAGKLPALAAHVVKDGHAETAFGLLFGAFALASFLGPLASAAFGTREALEGFAICAIAAWLSALVAP; this is translated from the coding sequence ATGATGGTGTCGGCCCGTTGCGAGAGCACCGGGTGGCGATGGCCACCCATGCTGCTGCTGGCGCCGTTCCAGTTCATCTTCGGGCTGATCTATTCCTGGGGCGCCATCGCGCCCGCCATCCATGCCCAAAGCGGCTGGCCTCGGGCGACTCTCGACCTGGCGTTCTCGCTGACGCCTCTCGCGTTGCTTCCGGCTGTTGTCCTGGCCGGCCATGGGCTGCGGCGGATGTCGCCCCGGGCGATGCTGGCGGTGGCGCTGGGCTGCTTCACGATCGGAGGCGCGGTCGGCCTGGCGTTCGGGCATTCGCTGCCGTTCATGCTGGGCTACAGCATCGTGGCTCTGGGGATTGGCGCCGGTTTGTCCACGGCGGCCTGCATCGCCATCGTCGCGCGCCTGTACCCGCAGCGCCGGGGTGTGCTGGGCGGCGCACTGCTGGCGTTGTACGGCATGTCGTCGGTGGTGAGCGCGCCCTTGTTCGAGTCGCTCGATGGTCACTTTGGCTGGCGCGCGGCGCTGGCTTTGGTGCTCGGCCTGTATGCCGCGCTGGGCTGGCTAGCGTGGGCCGGCCTGCCGGACCTTCCGGCACAGGACGTGCACATGGCCCCGCGTATCGGATTGCGGACCATGCTGGGCCATCGTTCGATGCGCTGGGCGCTGGGCCTGGTGTTGATCGCCGCCCCTCTGGGGTCGGCGTCGTTCGCGACGGTTGGGCATCTCACCCGCCAACTCGGCTTCGGCTCGAGCTTCGCTCTCGTTGCGGTCGCTGCCATGGCGATCGGCAACGGCCTGGGGCGCCTGGGCTTCGGCGCCTTGGCCGACGTCCGGGGCGGACGCTTCAGCCGCAAGGTGGTGCTGGCTGCCAACGCGCTGGCTGCGGCGATTCTGCTGGCTGTGCTGCATGGCTTGGACGCGAGGGCGTTCGTCCTGTATCCCTTGCTCATGGGCCTGGCCTTCGGCGGCATGGCAGGCAAGTTGCCTGCGTTGGCCGCACATGTCGTCAAGGATGGCCATGCCGAGACGGCGTTCGGCTTGCTGTTCGGCGCCTTCGCATTGGCCAGTTTCCTGGGGCCGCTGGCCAGCGCTGCATTCGGTACGCGCGAGGCGCTGGAAGGTTTCGCCATCTGTGCGATCGCAGCTTGGTTGTCGGCGCTCGTCGCTCCCTGA
- a CDS encoding AraC family transcriptional regulator has translation MENQTHGTSAHAWERLLADRFVPGQVVLDDAGPGGRLEQHAKFNRMWLAQLSVRPQSITHAVPDLGTLSAEVRASLVAHVVVEGDGFIEQNGTRLPFGAGDISFRNLAEPSRVVFKTPGRFYAIRLPAAAMRLHRADHARYRPLAPRIARGADLPAETVRRVLSGMAMDGSCGAADFYLSFALPWLFAAAYHGDSAPAPAIRAGNELRWQQALDYVEQHLYDADDLSAVACAQAIGVSERYLHRLFAQRGLRFSRIVLAKRLEAAQAMLHCEAYREQAIASIAYQCGFKDPAHFSRLYKERYGVSPRNCRTRSQDPRPRLGGK, from the coding sequence GTGGAAAACCAGACGCATGGGACGTCGGCACACGCTTGGGAGCGGCTGCTGGCAGATCGCTTCGTGCCAGGCCAGGTCGTCCTCGATGACGCCGGTCCCGGCGGCCGCCTGGAGCAGCATGCGAAGTTCAACAGGATGTGGTTGGCACAGCTATCGGTTCGCCCGCAGTCGATCACCCACGCGGTCCCCGATCTCGGCACCCTATCGGCCGAGGTACGCGCATCGCTCGTCGCTCACGTCGTCGTCGAAGGCGACGGCTTCATCGAGCAGAACGGCACGCGCCTGCCCTTCGGCGCCGGGGACATCTCGTTCCGCAACCTCGCCGAACCGTCACGCGTCGTGTTCAAGACGCCCGGCCGTTTCTACGCCATACGGCTGCCGGCAGCGGCCATGCGCCTCCATCGTGCAGACCACGCGAGGTACCGCCCCCTTGCGCCGCGGATCGCGCGCGGCGCCGATCTGCCAGCTGAGACCGTCCGCCGGGTCCTCTCCGGCATGGCCATGGATGGCTCCTGCGGTGCCGCCGATTTCTACTTATCCTTTGCCCTTCCGTGGTTGTTCGCAGCCGCCTATCACGGTGATTCAGCGCCAGCGCCCGCCATCCGAGCCGGAAATGAACTGCGCTGGCAACAGGCGCTCGACTACGTGGAACAGCATTTGTACGACGCGGACGATCTGTCCGCAGTGGCCTGCGCGCAAGCGATCGGCGTGTCAGAACGCTACCTGCACCGACTGTTTGCCCAACGAGGTCTGCGCTTCTCCCGGATCGTCCTGGCCAAGCGCCTCGAGGCCGCGCAAGCGATGCTGCACTGCGAGGCCTACCGTGAGCAGGCCATCGCCTCCATCGCCTATCAATGCGGCTTCAAGGATCCAGCACATTTCAGCAGGCTATACAAGGAGCGCTACGGCGTCTCGCCGCGGAACTGCCGAACGAGAAGTCAGGATCCTCGGCCGCGTCTTGGGGGTAAATGA
- the trbD gene encoding conjugal transfer protein TrbD: MSLQCGARRTGGGHAARPALPEIPTGQRSTAVNDNKTPIHDALNRPILTMGGERPLVLMLIIVAGIFIFSLAKVWAAAIGIALWLLGHWALTRAASFDPMLSKTGTRLLKYRRHYPAQATPFAPSREVRS; encoded by the coding sequence ATGAGTCTGCAATGCGGCGCGCGGCGGACGGGCGGTGGACATGCCGCGCGTCCTGCGTTGCCAGAGATCCCGACGGGCCAACGGAGTACCGCAGTGAACGACAACAAAACCCCGATCCACGATGCATTGAATCGGCCCATCCTGACGATGGGGGGCGAGCGCCCGCTTGTGCTGATGCTGATCATCGTCGCCGGGATTTTCATTTTTTCGCTGGCCAAGGTCTGGGCGGCGGCGATCGGCATTGCGCTCTGGCTGCTCGGGCACTGGGCGCTGACGCGCGCGGCAAGCTTCGACCCCATGCTGAGCAAGACCGGCACGCGCCTGCTCAAGTACCGGCGCCATTACCCGGCACAGGCCACACCCTTTGCCCCGTCGCGGGAGGTGCGGTCATGA
- a CDS encoding transporter, translating into MMALREFRAAAYGLPDLLPWAALVDNGIVLTKAGGLMAGWEYRGPDLDSSTPGELGAMAARLNAALKLGDGWALHVDAVRSPAPGYAPAGAFPDRTTRLIDDARRHAHESRSPGFGSRFVLVATWFPMPDVASKTADLFVEGRVKATASRNLERFREQIRALEGRLSSLLQIRRLVDGGDARSGAMDSPLLAHLEQCVSVAPQRRAVRMAEVPMYLDAVLGQHEFSTGFEPRVGRRNVACIGLTGLPPDSFPGILDVLSRLPVSYRWSTRFIYLDPGQAEKTLNKYRSKWAQKRKSMMNLLRENAGGQATHINADADRMAQDAVQALAEASSGMVLYGYYTSVLLLSHEDREILDETTREMVKLIESRGFGARVEDVNAVEAYLGSLPGNTSANVRRPLLHTLNLAHLLPFTAVWGGEERNPCPFYPPDSSPLLYAKTDGATPFKLSLHAGDVGHAAILGPTGAGKSTLLAIVAAQQFRYPGAQVFAFDKGYSMMPLVWAAGGEHYDIAGDSGELAFCPLGRVNEPAERIWAAEWLEQLCELQGVTILPRHRQEIFRAATQLGASTDRMAQRTMTNFLVLLQDQTLREALQAYTLRGMAGHLLDAETDSLGEDRFQVFEMEHLMKKGDKLVLPVLSYLFHRIEQRFRGEPTLLILDEAWIMLGHPAFKAKIREWLKVLRKANVAVVFATQSLTDLTRSGIADVIFESCPTKIFLPNPEAQTENIRPLYEAVGLNARQIEILALATPKRQYYVMHPEGRRLFELGLSEAELAFVGVSGKDDIARIRSLRATLGAAWPAQWLRERGQHEAAAMWESYR; encoded by the coding sequence ATGATGGCACTCAGGGAATTCCGCGCTGCCGCCTACGGGCTGCCCGATCTGCTGCCGTGGGCAGCGTTGGTGGACAACGGCATCGTGCTGACCAAGGCTGGCGGGCTGATGGCCGGCTGGGAGTACCGTGGCCCTGACCTCGATTCGTCGACGCCCGGGGAACTCGGCGCGATGGCGGCGAGGCTCAACGCAGCGCTCAAGCTCGGTGATGGCTGGGCGCTGCACGTGGACGCCGTGCGCTCGCCGGCCCCCGGCTACGCGCCGGCTGGAGCCTTCCCCGACCGCACGACCCGGCTGATCGATGACGCCAGGCGCCATGCGCACGAATCGCGCAGCCCGGGGTTCGGCAGCCGGTTCGTGCTGGTCGCGACCTGGTTTCCCATGCCCGATGTCGCCAGCAAGACGGCCGACTTGTTTGTCGAGGGTCGAGTCAAGGCCACTGCCAGTCGCAATCTGGAGCGTTTCCGGGAGCAGATTCGCGCGCTGGAGGGGCGTCTGTCGTCCCTGCTGCAGATCCGGCGTCTGGTCGATGGGGGCGACGCGCGCAGCGGCGCCATGGACAGCCCGCTGCTGGCACACCTGGAGCAATGCGTGAGCGTGGCGCCCCAGCGCCGCGCCGTCAGGATGGCCGAAGTTCCAATGTACCTGGACGCCGTGCTCGGTCAGCATGAGTTCTCCACCGGCTTCGAGCCGCGCGTTGGCCGGCGCAACGTGGCCTGCATCGGTCTGACGGGACTGCCCCCGGACAGCTTTCCCGGAATCCTCGACGTGCTCTCGCGCCTGCCGGTGTCGTACCGGTGGAGTACGCGCTTCATCTACCTGGATCCAGGGCAGGCCGAGAAGACGCTGAACAAGTACCGCAGCAAGTGGGCGCAAAAGCGCAAGAGCATGATGAATTTGCTGCGCGAGAATGCCGGCGGCCAGGCCACGCACATCAATGCCGACGCCGATCGCATGGCGCAGGACGCCGTCCAGGCGCTGGCCGAGGCCTCCAGCGGCATGGTGCTGTACGGCTACTACACCAGTGTGCTGCTGCTGTCGCACGAGGATCGGGAAATCCTCGACGAGACCACGCGGGAGATGGTCAAGCTCATCGAGAGCCGCGGATTCGGTGCTCGCGTGGAGGATGTGAACGCCGTCGAGGCCTATCTGGGCTCGCTGCCAGGCAACACGTCCGCGAACGTCCGCCGCCCCTTGCTCCATACCTTGAATCTGGCGCACCTACTGCCGTTCACTGCCGTGTGGGGCGGGGAGGAGCGCAACCCTTGTCCGTTCTACCCGCCCGACAGTTCGCCGCTGCTGTACGCCAAGACCGATGGTGCGACGCCGTTCAAGCTGTCGCTGCACGCGGGCGACGTGGGGCATGCTGCGATTCTCGGGCCGACGGGGGCCGGCAAGTCGACCTTGCTGGCCATCGTGGCGGCGCAACAGTTCCGCTATCCCGGCGCCCAGGTCTTCGCCTTCGACAAGGGCTACTCGATGATGCCCCTGGTATGGGCCGCGGGCGGCGAGCACTATGACATCGCGGGGGATTCCGGCGAGCTGGCGTTCTGCCCCCTGGGGCGCGTGAACGAGCCGGCCGAGCGCATCTGGGCGGCCGAATGGCTGGAGCAGCTCTGCGAGCTGCAGGGCGTGACGATCCTGCCGCGGCACCGGCAGGAGATCTTCCGCGCGGCGACGCAGCTTGGCGCGTCGACCGATCGCATGGCGCAGCGCACGATGACCAACTTTCTCGTGCTGCTGCAGGATCAGACCCTGCGCGAGGCGCTGCAGGCGTACACCCTGCGCGGCATGGCGGGGCACCTGCTCGACGCCGAAACCGACAGTCTGGGGGAAGACCGCTTCCAGGTGTTCGAGATGGAGCACCTGATGAAAAAGGGCGACAAACTGGTACTGCCGGTGCTCTCCTACTTGTTCCATCGCATCGAGCAGCGCTTCCGTGGGGAACCGACGCTGCTGATCCTGGACGAAGCATGGATCATGCTCGGTCACCCGGCGTTCAAGGCCAAGATTCGTGAGTGGCTCAAGGTGCTGCGCAAGGCTAACGTCGCGGTGGTGTTTGCGACACAGTCGCTCACCGATCTCACCCGCTCGGGCATCGCTGATGTGATCTTCGAGTCCTGTCCGACCAAGATCTTCCTGCCGAACCCCGAGGCGCAGACCGAGAACATCCGGCCGCTGTACGAGGCGGTCGGGCTCAATGCCCGGCAGATCGAGATCCTGGCCCTGGCCACCCCCAAGCGGCAGTACTACGTCATGCACCCGGAAGGTCGCCGGCTGTTTGAACTCGGCCTGTCGGAGGCGGAGCTCGCCTTCGTCGGCGTCAGCGGCAAGGACGACATCGCGCGTATCCGAAGCTTGCGCGCGACCCTCGGCGCCGCGTGGCCCGCCCAGTGGCTGCGCGAGCGGGGACAGCACGAGGCTGCGGCAATGTGGGAGAGCTATCGATGA